DNA from Trueperaceae bacterium:
CTGCTTGAGGTCGTTGCTGGCGCCGGAACTGAGGGTGCCGGTCACCTTCTTCTCCGCGACCCGCCCACCGAACGCGACGATGAGCTGCGCCTTGAAGCGGTCGACGCTGTGGAACATCTCCTCCTTGGAGAGGGGCGCCATGAAGCCGCCCGCGCCTCCGCGCGGCATGATCGTCACCTTCCGGATCTGCCCCAACGCCTTCTGCGCGGCGAAGGCGACGGCGTGCCCCGCCTCGTGGTACGCGAGGATCTTGCGTTCCTCGTCGCTGGGCACGAGGCTTCCGCGCCGCAGGCCGAGGGTGATCCGGTCGAGCGCTTCGTTGAAGTCCAGCCAGCGGATCTTCTTCCGGTCGGACCGCGCGGCGACGAGCGCCGCTTCGTTCGTGAGGTTCTCGAGGTCCGCGCCGCTGAACATCGGGGTCGCTTCGGCGAGGCGGTGCAGGTCGACGTCGGTCTCGGTCGGTTTGCCGCGCACGTGCACGCCGAGGATCTCCTCGCGTTCGCGCATCGTCGGGAGGCCGATCGTGACCTGCCGGTCGAAGCGGCCCGGTCGCAACAGCGCCGGGTCGAGGATGTCGGGGCGGTTGGTGGCGGCGACGATGATGACGCTCGTGTCCTTCTCGAAGCCGTCCATCTCCGACAGGATCTGGTTCAGGGTCTGTTCGCGTTCGTCGTGCCCACCGCCGATGCCGGCGCCCCGGCGGCGGCCGATCGAGTCGAGCTCGTCGATGAAGATGATGGCGGGGGAGGACTTGCGGGCCTCCTCGAACAGGTTCCGCACGCGGCTGGCGCCGACCCCGACGAACATCTCCATGAACTCCGAGGCGCTGACGGTCAGGAACGGCACGCCGGCCTCCCCCGCGACGGCGCGCGCGAGGAGGGTCTTGCCGGTCCCGGGCGGGCCGACGAGCAGCATCCCCTTGGGGATCTCCGCGCCGATCTCGTGGTACTTCTGCGGGTTCTTCAGGAAGTCGACGACCTCGAGCAGCTCCTGCTTCGCCTCCTTGTGGCCGGCGACGTCGTCGAACGTCGTGTCCACCTTGTTTTCGCGGCCGTACGTCTTGGCCTTGGACTGCCCGAACTGCATCACCTGACTCGGGCCGCCCTGCGCGCGCATGAAGATGAACCAGAAGAACGCGATCAACACGACGATCGGCAGGATCGAGACGAGGAACCCGACCCACTGCGAGGGGTTGCGGACGGTGACGTCCGGGACCTGCGCCTCGAGGTCGGCGACGAGGTCGTCGGTGATGATCGCGGTCGTGTCGAAGCGCTCGATCGTCCGCGCTTCGCCGTCGATCGTCACCTGCGTCGGGCCGGTCAGGGTCCCCTGGATCTCGCCGGTGGAGCGTTCGATCGTCATCTCCGCGACGCGACCGTCCGCGACGAGCTGGCGGAAGGTCGTGAGGTTCACTTCGCTGCCGCCGGTGCCGGTGCCCAGCTGGTTGACGACGAAGATGCCCAACACCAGCAGCATCACGATCAACCAGGGATTGAACGGTCGTTTCAAGGAAAGCCTCCGTCGTGCGCCACGGGCGCGGAACCTTCGTCCCGCCGGGCGCGGCCCGAGAAGCGTAGCACCGGCCCGTCGCGGCCGGCTGTAAGCCGCGGGACGATGCCGGGGTGGGGCGTCCGCCCGCCGCGGGTCAGAAGCGGTACGCCTTGGGCACCGCCGTCACGCCGCTCGCCGTGACGGTGAAGCCCCGGGCCCGGTCCGCTTCGGCGTCGACGCCGATCTCCGTGCCGTCGGGGACCTCGACGTCCTTGTCGATGATGGCGTTGCGGACGACGCAGCGGCGTCCGATGCTCACGTCGTCGAACAGGACCGAGCGCTCCACCGTCGCGGCGCCGTGGACGCGGGCGCGGCGCGACAGGACCGAACGGTGGACCGTCCCTCCGGACACGACGACGCCCCCTGCGACGAGGCTGTCGACCGCGGTGCCGGGCCGGTCGTCGGCGTCCTGCACGAACTTCGCCGGGGCGCTGTACTGCGCCGACGTCCGCAACGGCCAAGCGTCGTTGTAGAGGTCGAACTCCGGGTCGCCCGCCACGAGGTCCATGTTGGCCGCGTGGTAGCTGTCGAGGGTCCCGACGTCCCGCCAGTACGTGTTCGGTCCGGCCTGCCCGGGGATGGGGTTGCGCGCGAAGTCGTAGGCGAACAGGCGCCGCCCCTGCGCCAGCGCGGTCGGCAGCACGTCCTTGCCGAAGTCGTGCTCGCTGCCGTCGTCCGCCGCGTCGGAGGACAGCATCTCGAACAGCGCGTCGCGACTGAACACGTAGTTCCCCATCGAGGCGAGCGCCATCGTCGGGTCGCCCGGCATGGGGTTCGGCGCGCTCGGTTTCTCCTGGAACTCGGTGATACGGAAATCACGGTCGGCCTGCAGGACCCCGAAGCGCGTCGCGTCGGCGACCGGCGTGGGGTAGGCGGCGACGGTGACGTCGGCGCCCTTGTCCAGGTGGTACGCGATCATGTGCGAGATGTCCATCTTGTAGATGTGGTCGCCGCTGAAGATCGCGACGAGGTCGGCGTCGGCCGCGTCGATCAGGTGCAGGTTCTGGTAGATCGCGTCCGCCGTCCCCCGGTACCACTCCGCACCGAGCTCCTCGTAGAGGTACATCTGCGCCGGCGCGAGGGTGATGAAGTAGTCGGAGAGGATCCCCCCGAAGCGCCAGTTGCGTTGGATGTGCTCGGTCAGCGACTGCGCCTTGAACTGCGTGAGGACGTACATCCCGAAGATGCCGCTGTTGATCATGTTGTTCAGCGCGAAGTCGATGATGCGGTACTTGCTGCCGAACGGCACCGCCGGTTTCGTGCGTTTCCACGTGAGCGGGTGCAGGCGCGAACCTTTGCCGCCGGCGAGCACCATGCCCACCGCCTTGTGCCGAATCGTCATGCGGTCGCCTCCTCGGGCGGTCGCGAAGGCCCACGCCCCCGCGCGAGCGCGGGCCGTGGGCGGGAGCGGGACGGACCCTCCCATCGTATCCGGTGTCCCGGCCCGCGGTACGTGCCCCGCGCAGCAGGTAGCCTCGCCAGCGTGGAGCACGTCCTCGAATACCAGGATTACCTGCTGGCCTACCGCCTCCGCGCCCTCGTCGGGGGGGCGCTTCGGCCCGCCCGACGCGAACTCGGGCTCGCGGAGTACGCCGCGAAGCGGCTCGAACGCCAGCGTCTCGCCCGCGACCTGCTCGGGCGCGACGACTACCGCGACGACATGCGGCGCGTCGACGCGCTCACCGACGAGCTGAACTTCGGGATGTGGCACAACCCCGGCGAGACCGTCGCGCTGCTCCGCAAGGTCGCGGCGGCCGGGGGGAGCGCCGCCCTCGAGAGCGAAACGGGGTTCGTCGAGGCGCTCCTCACCCGGCGCGAACGCGCGCGGCTCGGCGAGGCGGGCGCCCACCGCCTGGCGCGCTACTACCTGGCGCTCGTGCGCGCCAGCGCCGCCTACCTCGATCCGGAGATCTTCACGCGCCTGCGCGACGAGATCGATCCCGGCCGTCCCGACCTGCCGATCTTCGTCGAGCTCGGCGAGGGCGAGGACGCGACGCCCGCATGAGCGCCGACGTGCCCCTCCTGCTCGACCTGCCGCTCGACGACCTCCCGGCCGAGGCGGGCCGCGGCTACCGCCGCGACCAGCTCGCCCGCTGGCTGTACGCCCGCGGGGCCGGCGACGTCGACGCCATGACCGACCTCCCCCGCAGCTGGCGCGCGGAGCTCGCCGCGGGGTGGCGGGTCGACCCGTTCGACGGCTTCGAGCGCTTCGCGTCCAGCGATGGGTCGGTCCGCTACCTGTTCACGCTGCCCGACGGCCGCCGCACCGAGGCGGTGTACATGCCCTACGCCCGCCGCACGACGGTCTGCATCAGTTCGATGGTGGGCTGTCCGGCCGGCTGCACCTTCTGTGCGACCGGAGCGCTCGGCTTCGGGCGCAACCTCACGCGCGGCGAGATCGTGGGGCAACTCCTCGCCGTCGCCCGGGCGGAGGGCGTCGAGCCCACCGCCATCCGCAACGTCGTGTTGATGGGGATGGGGGAGGCGTTGTTGAACTACGACGCGGCGGTGTCGGCGATCCGGACGCTGATCGACCCGCGCGGCCTGGACCTGTCCCCGCGCCGCATCACCCTCTCCACCGTCGGCCTGCCCCGCCGCATCGAGCGGTTGGCGGGGGAGGGCCTCCCGCTGACGTTGGCGGTGTCCCTGCACGCGCCCGACGACGCGACCCGCCGCACCATCATCCCGACCGCGCACGCGCACGACGTCGACGACGTCATGGCCTCGCTGCACGCCTGGTACGCCGCCACCAAGCGGCGCGTGTCGATCGAGTACACGATGCTGCGCGGCGTCAACGACGCGCCGTGGCAGGCGGACGCCCTCGCCGACCGGCTCGAGGGGTTGTTGTCGCACGTGAACCTGATCCCCTTCAACGTGTGGGACGGCAGCCCCCAGGCCGGCAGCGACCGCGCGACGATCCAGGCGTTCCGCACCCGCCTCGAGGCGGCGGGCGTGTCGGTGTCGGTGCGCTTCAGTCGCGGGCAGGACAGCGGCGCGGCCTGCGGCCAGTTGTCGTGGCAGCAGCGCGGGACCGCGACGCCGAACGCCACGCCGAACGCGTCCGTGGGGTGAGCGCGAGCGTCACCGCCCCGGCCCACGGCCCCGTGTAGACTCGCGCCATGCTTACGTCACTGCGTTCACGACGCGTCGCCGGCCTCCGCGTCGGGGCGCTCCTCGCCGCCCTCGCCCTCGCCGGACCGGTGCAGGCGCAGGACGGCGCGACCGACGCCGCGCCGGACGTCGCCGCCCTGCGCACCGCGGCGGAGGCCGCAGGCGACGACCCGGCGCCGTGGACGGCGCTCGGCAACGCCCTCCTGGAGAGCGACCCGGAGGACGCCGGCGAGGCGTTCCTGGAGGCCATCGCGCTCGACTACCGGACGTGCGACGCCCACTTCGGGCTCGGCCTCGCCGAAACCGCGCAGGGCGACGTCGAGGGGGGCCTGTTCGCCTTCGACGAGGTGGCGCGCCTGTGCCCCACGCGGTTCGACGGGCACTACAACCGCGGGGTCACCCTCGCGCGCCTGGGGCGCGCCGAGGCGGCGGTCGCCGCCTTCCAGCGGGCCCTCGAGGAGGCGGACCCCGGCGAAGCGAGCGTCGACGACCGCGTCGCCGCCTGGCGCGGCGTCGCCACGCAACGCGCCCGCGTCGGCGACGCCGACGGCGCGGCGGCGGCGTACGCCGACGCGCGTGCGGTCCGTCCGGGGGACGCCGACCTGATCTACCTGCACGCCGAAGCGCTGCACGAGGCCGGGCGGGGGCTCGAGGCCCTCCCCGACCTGACGGAGTTGGCGCGCGAGGGGGCGGAGGCGCGGGTCGACGTCCTCGTCGCCGACGTGTACGCCGCGGCGGGGCGCCTCGAGTACGCCCTGCGGGGCCTCGAGCGGGGGATCGAGCGCGCCGCGGCCGCCGGCGACGACGCCGGCGAAGCTGCCCGCTGGCTGGCGCTCGGACGCCTGCAGGACGGCGTCGGGCGCCGCGAAGCCGCCGCGGAGGCGTACCGCACCGCGGTCGCGATCGACCCCACCAGCGCCGAGGCGTACACCGCGCTCGGTCGCACGCTCCTCGAGGCGGGCGACGCGGCGGGCGCCGCGTCGGCGTTGGCGCGCGCCGCGGAGATCGCCCCCGGCGACCCCGCCATCGCGCTCGTGCAGGCGAACGCCCTCGCTGCGCAGGACCGGCACGCCGACGCCGTCGCCGCCGCCCGCCGGGCGCTCGCGAGCGCGCCGGACGACGCGACCGAGGTGCGCCTCGAGGCCCAGCGTCGGGTCGGGCGCAGCGCCTACGCGCTCGGGGACCTGGCGGCGCGCGACGCCTGGCGCGTCGTGACGGACGCCCGCCCCGACGACGGCAACGCCTGGACGTGGGCGGGCCTCGCCGCGTACGCCGACCAGGCGTACCCCGCCGCCGTCCGCGCCCTCGAGACCGCCACCAACCTGGAGCCCGACGACCGCGTCGCGCGCCGCAACCTGGCGGCGGCCTACCTCGCGGTCGAGCGCTACGCCGAGGCGGAGAACGTGTACGCGTTGCTTCTC
Protein-coding regions in this window:
- a CDS encoding tetratricopeptide repeat protein, yielding MLTSLRSRRVAGLRVGALLAALALAGPVQAQDGATDAAPDVAALRTAAEAAGDDPAPWTALGNALLESDPEDAGEAFLEAIALDYRTCDAHFGLGLAETAQGDVEGGLFAFDEVARLCPTRFDGHYNRGVTLARLGRAEAAVAAFQRALEEADPGEASVDDRVAAWRGVATQRARVGDADGAAAAYADARAVRPGDADLIYLHAEALHEAGRGLEALPDLTELAREGAEARVDVLVADVYAAAGRLEYALRGLERGIERAAAAGDDAGEAARWLALGRLQDGVGRREAAAEAYRTAVAIDPTSAEAYTALGRTLLEAGDAAGAASALARAAEIAPGDPAIALVQANALAAQDRHADAVAAARRALASAPDDATEVRLEAQRRVGRSAYALGDLAARDAWRVVTDARPDDGNAWTWAGLAAYADQAYPAAVRALETATNLEPDDRVARRNLAAAYLAVERYAEAENVYALLLEQTPDDAEAAYHLGWARWSLERPDDARDAWANACDLGYGSACDALDDLF
- the glgC gene encoding glucose-1-phosphate adenylyltransferase produces the protein MTIRHKAVGMVLAGGKGSRLHPLTWKRTKPAVPFGSKYRIIDFALNNMINSGIFGMYVLTQFKAQSLTEHIQRNWRFGGILSDYFITLAPAQMYLYEELGAEWYRGTADAIYQNLHLIDAADADLVAIFSGDHIYKMDISHMIAYHLDKGADVTVAAYPTPVADATRFGVLQADRDFRITEFQEKPSAPNPMPGDPTMALASMGNYVFSRDALFEMLSSDAADDGSEHDFGKDVLPTALAQGRRLFAYDFARNPIPGQAGPNTYWRDVGTLDSYHAANMDLVAGDPEFDLYNDAWPLRTSAQYSAPAKFVQDADDRPGTAVDSLVAGGVVVSGGTVHRSVLSRRARVHGAATVERSVLFDDVSIGRRCVVRNAIIDKDVEVPDGTEIGVDAEADRARGFTVTASGVTAVPKAYRF
- the rlmN gene encoding 23S rRNA (adenine(2503)-C(2))-methyltransferase RlmN encodes the protein MSADVPLLLDLPLDDLPAEAGRGYRRDQLARWLYARGAGDVDAMTDLPRSWRAELAAGWRVDPFDGFERFASSDGSVRYLFTLPDGRRTEAVYMPYARRTTVCISSMVGCPAGCTFCATGALGFGRNLTRGEIVGQLLAVARAEGVEPTAIRNVVLMGMGEALLNYDAAVSAIRTLIDPRGLDLSPRRITLSTVGLPRRIERLAGEGLPLTLAVSLHAPDDATRRTIIPTAHAHDVDDVMASLHAWYAATKRRVSIEYTMLRGVNDAPWQADALADRLEGLLSHVNLIPFNVWDGSPQAGSDRATIQAFRTRLEAAGVSVSVRFSRGQDSGAACGQLSWQQRGTATPNATPNASVG
- the ftsH gene encoding ATP-dependent zinc metalloprotease FtsH, coding for MKRPFNPWLIVMLLVLGIFVVNQLGTGTGGSEVNLTTFRQLVADGRVAEMTIERSTGEIQGTLTGPTQVTIDGEARTIERFDTTAIITDDLVADLEAQVPDVTVRNPSQWVGFLVSILPIVVLIAFFWFIFMRAQGGPSQVMQFGQSKAKTYGRENKVDTTFDDVAGHKEAKQELLEVVDFLKNPQKYHEIGAEIPKGMLLVGPPGTGKTLLARAVAGEAGVPFLTVSASEFMEMFVGVGASRVRNLFEEARKSSPAIIFIDELDSIGRRRGAGIGGGHDEREQTLNQILSEMDGFEKDTSVIIVAATNRPDILDPALLRPGRFDRQVTIGLPTMREREEILGVHVRGKPTETDVDLHRLAEATPMFSGADLENLTNEAALVAARSDRKKIRWLDFNEALDRITLGLRRGSLVPSDEERKILAYHEAGHAVAFAAQKALGQIRKVTIMPRGGAGGFMAPLSKEEMFHSVDRFKAQLIVAFGGRVAEKKVTGTLSSGASNDLKQATETAKQMVLDLGMGDAEFVAWGSDQGPVFLGGEISRRKDFSEETARELEGQVSQMLQEAYDGCRGLIDEHWPAVEAVAQALLRSETIDGRLIHEAYERSEAGEPTQEIVDWLVQETREAEEPAAEEDDPAEAEEADDAETPAEERPE